Proteins encoded together in one Bombus vancouverensis nearcticus chromosome 14, iyBomVanc1_principal, whole genome shotgun sequence window:
- the Hao gene encoding hydroxyacid oxidase, producing the protein MAQKMICIEDFEKYASTHLTPSVRDYYNSGAGEQFSLQLNKDAFKRYRIRPRFLRNVAKRDLSTRILGEQISMPLGVAPAAMQRMAHPEGECANARAAQEAGTIYILSTISTSSIEEVAEAAPRAIKWFQLYIYNDRNVTLNLVSRAERAGFKALVLTVDAPLFGDRRADIRNKFSLPTHLRLGNFEGELSSKINNAKSGSGLSEYVMNLFDASLTWEDIKWLKSITKLPIVLKGVLTPQDALLAIESGVSGIIVSNHGARQVDTLPATIEALSEIAEAVNGRIEIYMDGGVRQGIDVFKALALGAKMVFVARPMLWGLSYGGEEGARAVLEVFRKEIDVTFALTGCASVQDVKKDMVQHESYYSHL; encoded by the exons ATGGCTCAAAAAATGATCTGTATTGAGGACTTCGAGAAATATGCTAGCACGCATTTAACACCTTCTGTCAGAGATTATTACAATTCTGGGGCGGGCGAGCAGTTCAGTTTACAGCTAAATAAGGATGCTTTCAAaag ATACAGGATAAGACCAAGATTTCTAAGAAATGTTGCCAAGAGGGACTTAAGCACCAGGATTTTAGGTGAACAAATCTCGATGCCATTGGGAGTCGCACCAGCAGCTATGCAACGTATGGCGCATCCTGAGGGTGAATGTGCAAATGCAAGAG CTGCCCAGGAAGCAGGTACGATCTACATACTCTCAACGATATCAACAAGTAGTATTGAGGAAGTCGCAGAAGCTGCGCCAAGGGCAATAAAGTGGTTCCAACTGTATATATACAACGACCGTAATGTTACTCTAAATTTAGTTTCACGAGCAGAGCGCGCTGGTTTTAAAGCTCTCGTCCTTACCGTCGATGCACCGCTGTTCGGTGATAGACGTGCTGAcattaggaacaaattttctcTTCCAACTCATCTGAG attagGAAATTTTGAGGGAGAGTTATCCAGTAAAATAAACAATGCCAAGAGTGGCTCTGGTTTAAGCGAATACGTTATGAACTTGTTTGATGCTTCCTTGACCTGGGAAGACATCAAATGGCTGAAAAG TATTACAAAGCTGCCGATCGTTTTAAAGGGAGTTCTTACCCCACAAGATGCACTGTTAGCCATTGAAAGTGGAGTATCAGGAATCATCGTTTCAAATCACGGCGCCCGACAAGTTGACACTCTTCCAGCAACg ATTGAGGCATTGTCAGAAATAGCGGAAGCTGTAAACGGCAGAATAGAGATCTATATGGATGGAGGTGTGAGGCAGGGAATTGATGTTTTCAAGGCACTTGCTCTGGGTGCTAAAATG GTTTTTGTTGCCCGGCCTATGCTGTGGGGTCTGTCTTACGGTGGTGAGGAAGGTGCAAGGGCAGTTCTTGAAGTCTTCAGGAAAGAAATTGATGTTACATTTGCGTTGACAG GCTGTGCTAGTGTTCAAGACGTTAAGAAAGACATGGTTCAACACGAATCTTACTACAGCCATTTGTAG
- the LOC117161909 gene encoding N-acetylgalactosaminyltransferase 6: MMRRNVVSLIKFFLLAVLTVFLTVVIFRYVRTSPNHEIVTPVTVLVGIEGDSQKNFVDSRQNLNHFYQDLDEKIDWHDYKTIEEDRKRTGIGEHGKPAFLSPSLDALKEKLYQVNGFNAALSDEISMNRSVPDIRHPDCKKKKYLRNLDSVSVIVSFHNEHFSTLMRTCWSVINRSPAFLLKEIILVDDASTKAELKKPLEDYITEHLTKVKIVRLEERSGLIKGRLAGAKIAKAKVLVFLDSHSEANVNWLPPLLEPIAQDYKTCVCPFIDVIAYETFEYRAQDEGARGAFDWELYYKRLPLLPEDLQNPTEPFKSPVMAGGLFAISAKFFWELGGYDPELDIWGGEQYELSFKIWQCGGQMYDAPCSRVGHIYRKFPPFPNPGKGDFLGKNYKRVAEVWMDEYAEYIYTRRPHLRSLNPGNLKEQRDLRARLHCKPFKWFMENIAFDLVDVYPPVEPDDFASGEIRNMGVPELCLDSKKRKKDELVVVDTCIKDNPKIIGEQEFKLTWHKDIRPKDRTECLDVSRGGAKAPVTLYPCHGGQGNQLWRYNVEKQWLMHGYTSRCLDTDPASKKVFAAKCDSSSATQKWRIEKVNMKAINNWDNVGPKRH, encoded by the exons ATGATGAGAAGAAATGTTGTGAGCCTGATAAAGTTCTTCCTTCTGGCGGTTCTcaccgtgttcctaaccgtcgtcATATTCCGCTATGTACGAACGTCACCTAACCATGAAATCGTGACACCAGTTACCGTATTGGTGGGCATTGAAGGTGACAGTcagaaaaatttcgtcgattctagGCAGAATCTCAACCATTTTTATCAG GACTTGGATGAAAAGATAGACTGGCATGATTATAAGACAATTGAAGAAGACAGGAAAAGAACCGGTATAGGTGAACATGGAAAGCCAGCATTTCTATCACCATCTCTCGATGCATTGAAGGAAAAGTTGTATCAGGTAAATGGTTTTAATGCTGCGCTCAGCGATGAGATCTCAATGAATCGCTCAGTACCTGACATTAGGCATCCAGActgtaagaaaaagaaatatttaagaaatcttGATTCAGTTTCTGTGATAGTTTCCTTCCATAATGAACATTTTAGCACTCTAATGCGAACTTGTTGGAGTGTGATTAATCGTTCACCAGCGTTTCTCCTCAAGGAAATAATATTGGTAGATGATGCTAGTACCAAGGCAGAATTGAAAAAGCCTTTAGAGGATTATATAACTGAACACTTGACAAAAGTGAAAATTGTAAGACTAGAGGAGCGTTCTGGTTTAATTAAAGGTCGTTTAGCCGGAGCAAAGATTGCAAAAGCAAAAGTACTTGTATTTTTGGATTCTCATAGTGAAGCAAATGTCAATTGGTTACCACCATTGCTGGAACCCATTGCACAGGATTACAAAACTTGTGTGTGTCCTTTTATTGATGTGATAGCTTATGAGACGTTCGAATACAGAGCTCAAGATGAGGGTGCAAGAGGAGCTTTTGACTGGGAATTGTATTACAAACGGTTGCCATTGCTACCTGAAGATCTTCAAAACCCAACAGAGCCATTTAAAAGTCCAGTAATGGCAGGTGGTCTGTTTGCCATTAGTGCAAAATTCTTTTGGGAACTAGGTGGATATGATCCAGAATTAGATATATGGGGAGGTGAACAGTATGAGCTATCGTTTAAGATATGGCAATGTGGAGGTCAAATGTACGATGCCCCTTGTTCAAGAGTAGGTCATATTTATAGAAAGTTCCCACCTTTCCCTAATCCAGGAAAGGGAGACTTTTTGGGAAAGAATTATAAGAGAGTAGCAGAAGTATGGATGGATGAATATGCAGAATATATCTATACAAGACGTCCGCATTTGAGGTCGTTGAATCCTGGGAACTTAAAAGAGCAAAGAGATTTGAGAGCTAGATTACATTGTAAACCATTCAAATGGTTTATGGAAAACATAGCTTTCGATCTTGTCGATGTGTACCCTCCTGTCGAGCCTGACGACTTTGCATCTGGAGAAATTCGTAACATGGGTGTGCCAGAACTGTGCCTAGACTCAAAAAAGCGAAAAAAGGACGAACTTGTTGTAGTTGATACCTGCATAAAGGATAATCCCAAAATTATAGGAGAACAAGAATTCAAACTGACTTGGCATAAAGACATTAGGCCAAAGGATCGTACAGAATGTTTGGATGTTTCTAGAGGAGGTGCAAAGGCTCCAGTCACTTTGTATCCTTGCCATGGAGGCCAAGGAAATCAATTATGGCGTTACAATGTTGAAAAACAATGGCTGATGCACGGTTATACGTCGAGATGCTTAGACACAGATCCAGCAAGCAAAAAAGTCTTTGCAGCGAAATGTGATTCGTCTTCTGCTACGCAAAAGTGGAGAATCGAGAAAGTAAATATGAAAGCTATTAATAACTGGGATAATGTGGGACCCAAACGACATTAA